From Halichondria panicea chromosome 12, odHalPani1.1, whole genome shotgun sequence, a single genomic window includes:
- the LOC135345100 gene encoding uncharacterized protein LOC135345100, with protein MKKKGYERDWIQCRVKIKNLKTNYKKVKDGNNKTGESRKTCKFYDELDRILEHRPASAPSFLVDTSSEVEERVDEVVEDTDDGSQIQPQSPVESADDVADTEGEPSTSGNRKIDDCTPPPTKKSKKSKTEKAMEKQLETFLGYQREAEERFDKREEERWERERKLAETRRKEEQTHQLNMIQMLGQLIRQPGPSQYYPPSSQPFNPDSQYDY; from the exons ATGAAGAAAAAAGGATACGAAAGAGACTGGATTCAATGTAGGGTAAAAATTAAGAACTTAAAAACAAACTACAAAAAAGTAAAGGACGGTAACAATAAGACAGGGGAAAGTAGGAAAACATGCAAGTTTTATGACGAGCTGGATAGGATTCTGGAGCACCGACCAGCCTCCGCTCCATCTTTCCTCGTTGACACCAGCTCTGAGGTGGAGGAAAGGGTGGATGAGGTCGTGGAGGATACAGACG ATGGCAGTCAGATCCAGCCACAGTCTCCAGTGGAGAGTGCGGATGATGTGGCCGATACTGAGGGAGAGCCCAGTACCTCTGGAAATAGGAAAATAGATGATT GTACTCCCCCACCAACAAAGAAAAGCAAGAAAAGCAAAACCGAAAAGGCTATGGAGAAGCAGCTGGAGACATTTCTGGGCTACCAGAGAGAAGCAGAGGAAAGGTTTGACAAAAGAGAGGAGGAAAGatgggagagagagagaaagttAGCGGAAACAAGAAGAAAGGAGGAACAGACGCACCAACTCAACATGATTCAAATGCTTGGACAACTGATACGGCAACCAGGACCATCACAGTATTATCCACCATCATCGCAACCATTTAACCCTGACTCACAGTACGACTACTAA